AGCTCAAAAGCAAGTTGCTATTGAATCAGGAGCAACTTTCGGTGGAAATCTTTATGTAGATTCTCTATCAAAAAGCGATGGGCCCGCACCAACATATTTAAAGTTACTCCGTCATAACGTTCAGCTCATTGTGAATGGATTAACTTCAGGTAGCTAAAATAAATTTAAATTCACTCAATAATCCTCTTAACAAGTAATTCATAGATATTACTTTTCTGGCATAATATTTTTAAGGTTCTAATAGCGATCAGTTATTGGAAGTGATGGGGAAAAGCGGTGCGAATCCGCTGCTGTCCCGCAACTGTGATGTATCGAGCTTCTTCGATACCAGTCAGAATGCCCGCCTTCTTTACAATTCGACGAGGATCGACCTATGAGGTTTCATTTTTTGGTGCGCAAGTTTTCTCTTGCAGTTTTAACTCCATTATTTTTAGTACTTACCTTTTTATCTAACTCAGCTTTAGCTCATCATCCTTTTGGAATGGGAGAGAGTACTGATCTTTCAGCATGGCAAGCTCTTCTTAGTGGTATCGGTCATCCATTACTTGGACCTGATCATTTACTTTTTATGTTAGGAATTGCTCTGGTGGGATTAAAGAGATCCATGAAATGGATTCTCCCACTTTTAGCTGTTGGATTAGGAGGAAGTGCGCTAGTACAACTACAGCCGTTGCCTGATTTAGTAGCTCCTTGGGCAGAAGCACTTGTCTCTCTAACTTTGGCTGTAGAGGGCTTAATTGTTCTAAATCTTGTGAGCACTAAATGGCTTTTGCCAATGTTTTCATTACATGGCTACTTACTTGGAAGCACAATCGTTGGTGCAGAACCTACACCGCTGATTGGTTACTTTTTAGGCCTTCTTCTTGCACAACTATTCTTACTTTTGCTGGTCACACAATCCACTCAATCGGTTATTGATAATTTTGGATTGAATGGTCGCAATTTATTTGCAGGGATTTGGATAGGAATAGGACTTGCTTTCTCTTGGGTTGCTGTAATCCCTTAAGTCTTTTGGATGACTGTTGTTTGTAAATTGAAAGCTCGGTTGAAAGTTAATTTTATAGGGGGCTAACTGCCCCCTGGTGATCGACTGTCAACAATTAATTCTGAATTAAGAATCCATTGCTGCAACTTCTTCACGAGCTTGCTTTTGTCTTTCTTCAAAAACTGAAGATTTGAAAAAAGTAAATACTCCTTTCTTAAATGTTGCAAGTTGAGCAGCGTGAAGCCTTTCTGCTTTCTTAATACGCTTTTTAGTTAAAGCTAGGTTGTTCATGACCTATTCAATTACTGGAAATCCCGTTCCCTACTTCCATCTCATGCACCCCACAATTGAGGCGAACGTACATATACAATAACAAATAAGAATAAGTAGGTAAAGCAGACATTACGACAATTTAAGTAGTGCTTACCTACTCCCTACAAGTAAAAAGAAGGATTAGAAAAAGAGTGTAAGAAAGTAGGCATTATGAAACTCTTTACTCTCTTCACCATCCCCAAAATAGACAACTGCGATCTTTGCAGAATTAAAACTAATAAAAGAGAAGGAGTTGAGAATCCATTCTTATATAATCATTTTAAAGACTTTTATAGACAGAGATTCGATTTCGTTTTTAACTGACCTGCAACTGTTAATCAATGGTCTATGACTTGAAGGCTATACACTAAAAAACCCTCGTTTTAAGAAGGGTTTCAAGCTTTAATAGTTACTCAAAGCGCCTAATCAATGACTTGAAGAGACTGGTTATGCCGGTATGTAGGAAATGCAAGACTTAACCTGAGTTTTTGTTTACCAAAAAAAGTGCAGACCTAATGAACTTTTAATGATTTGCGAAGAGAGGACAGGATTTCGACGACCGTCCCCCGATCTAATTTGATGATGTATTCCGTATTACGCCATCAAGCTGGTAATAACATAAAAAGAATTTCTCCACTACTGCTGTTCGGTTGAGGTAGGGCTATCCAATCTTTGCTTCAACTGGAAAGATGGCTGAGTTGTTTGGCTGGAAAGATAAGAATCAATAGGTATAGAAGTTACGGCTGGAGTTGGGAACAGATTGCTGGAATTTATGGAGCTAGTCCCACTACTGCTAGGTGGTGGTCTATGGCTTAATTAACACAAGACTTTTAATTCATTCCAAGTTGATTAACCTTTAATTATCAGCCATTTTTCTGTAGATATAAATGCAAAAACTATATAGATCCCTAGTTTTAATTGTTTTTCTTTTTCTTACCCAACTAATCTCTGAACCAGTATTTGCCTGTGTTGAGGGTTTGACGTGGGGAATGGACCTTCAAAAGGTAGAGAGCCATCTTGGTATATCTTTCAGTCCCATCAAAGAAGAATCAACCCAGAATCTTTTTGAAGTTAAAGATATTCAAATTAGTGGCTTACCTGTAGAGGTTCTTCGAGTTCGAATTGAAAATGAGGATGGATTAAAGCAACTTGCTTATGAAATAGACAATGAAAACATGACTGAAGTTTTGGCAGGATTAAGGTATCGTTTTGGTCCTCCAGTTGGTACAAGTGTTGATGTTGAAGGTGGCTCTCCTCAACAGCAATGGATTTGGCATACGGGAGAAGATGTCATTGTTGCAGTTAAAAGCGAGCATCGTCCATTTGTGCTTTCTTATCGACCATCACTTTTAGATCCCTCTTTTCTCTAAGGGAGTTTTTCAGTCCCTTTACTTTCAGGCGTTGGAGTGTGGCATAAAAAAGGGGGCAATGCCCCCAAGATAAATCGACTGTCGACCTAGTATTGGCTAAATCAACTTGTCATTGAAATGATTTGAGCTGAATGCAGCCTTTTCTCGTGTTCTTTTTTTTGGGCTAAGTGGCTGTTCAGCTGAAAGGAGATAGATCTACATTTGGAAGCAAGATTCAATCCGGATTGGTGTATCAGTTTTCTTTGGGCCTTTTTCTTGAGTAATCGGATATTTAATTCAATTGGACTTCTATGACTGGGTCTGGAAGAAAGAAACAACTCAGCATTGTGGAGTGAGTTTTTCTTGCAGATACTTTTTCTGATTAAAAGAAGTTGATTCATTACGTTTCTCAGCAGAGGCAACCCCGTTCCGTGCTGCCCAAACATGCATTTCCCTAGGGAAATCGAACGTAAAAGAAGTGTAGCGGTTGATACCATTTTCTATCAATGAAAAAAATACT
The sequence above is drawn from the Prochlorococcus marinus str. MIT 1013 genome and encodes:
- a CDS encoding HupE/UreJ family protein, whose protein sequence is MRFHFLVRKFSLAVLTPLFLVLTFLSNSALAHHPFGMGESTDLSAWQALLSGIGHPLLGPDHLLFMLGIALVGLKRSMKWILPLLAVGLGGSALVQLQPLPDLVAPWAEALVSLTLAVEGLIVLNLVSTKWLLPMFSLHGYLLGSTIVGAEPTPLIGYFLGLLLAQLFLLLLVTQSTQSVIDNFGLNGRNLFAGIWIGIGLAFSWVAVIP